A window of the Aquimarina spinulae genome harbors these coding sequences:
- a CDS encoding M12 family metallopeptidase gives MKNHFKIKRLTVYTVALSSFLISCEKEIPEAIEEESVEHVLEDTNVSVEKAYPNTTGEWVEIQLYGEKVMVEKIGENYILEGDMLVIPDNMVKQKNQKSVGRTRLDTRWPNKTVYYAIQSSIPKDKKESIKSAIAHWETHTPLKFVRRENGSSQSDYVFFKKGNGCSSYVGRVGGRQEIIIGEGTYCTRGNIIHEIGHAVGLYHEHSRKDRDQYVKIHYKNIESGRESNFLKYEELGADGNEFTSSLDFNSIMMYDSYAFTKSLRKPTMTYLNGTPFASNRSFLSTGDIEGIKKMYPGLREFTQKRWATRQGGFWDPQYQQWLTGDFNGDGKEDFAHVFNHDHRTSINVHISNGSGFYLQTWATKQGPYWNALYQQWVSGDFNGDGKDDIAQIYNEENHSTINVHVSNGSGFTLKRWATKIGGYWDAQYQHWLSGDFNGDGFCDIAHVFNHENGASIDVRVSNGSNFFSRRWATRVGPYWNALYQKWVVGDFDGNGKDDIGQIYNDAHRATINVRISNGSSFSNHRWATRYGSYTKEGSQQWGAGDFDGDGADDIFVAEDFLGKANLSVYKSSGSDFGLPYRKGTQQGGYWPSQQWRVGDFNGDGYYDFLKAFNDGGYATIDVHLSTEK, from the coding sequence ATGAAAAATCATTTTAAAATTAAAAGGCTTACCGTTTATACAGTGGCATTAAGTTCATTTCTTATTTCTTGTGAAAAAGAGATACCTGAGGCTATAGAAGAAGAAAGCGTAGAACATGTTTTGGAGGATACCAATGTTTCTGTTGAAAAAGCATATCCCAATACGACAGGAGAATGGGTAGAGATTCAATTATATGGAGAAAAGGTAATGGTAGAAAAAATAGGAGAAAATTATATCTTGGAAGGGGATATGTTAGTAATTCCTGATAACATGGTTAAACAAAAAAATCAAAAAAGTGTGGGGAGAACACGACTTGATACCCGATGGCCAAATAAAACCGTTTATTATGCGATACAAAGCAGTATACCTAAAGATAAAAAAGAGTCTATAAAAAGTGCGATAGCACACTGGGAAACTCATACTCCCTTAAAATTTGTACGACGAGAGAATGGCTCTAGTCAATCAGATTACGTGTTTTTTAAGAAAGGTAATGGATGTTCATCTTATGTAGGTCGTGTTGGAGGCCGGCAAGAGATTATTATAGGTGAAGGTACTTATTGTACTCGAGGAAATATTATTCATGAAATTGGCCATGCCGTAGGACTCTATCATGAGCACAGTAGAAAAGATCGAGACCAATACGTCAAAATTCATTATAAGAATATAGAATCAGGTAGGGAATCTAATTTTTTGAAATATGAAGAACTGGGGGCTGACGGAAATGAATTTACTTCTTCATTAGATTTTAATAGTATTATGATGTATGACTCGTATGCTTTCACAAAAAGTCTCAGAAAACCTACTATGACCTATCTCAATGGAACCCCTTTTGCCTCTAATAGAAGTTTTTTAAGTACTGGTGATATCGAAGGGATTAAAAAAATGTATCCTGGTCTTAGAGAGTTTACCCAAAAAAGATGGGCAACTAGGCAAGGAGGATTTTGGGACCCTCAATATCAACAATGGTTAACCGGTGATTTTAATGGCGATGGTAAGGAGGATTTTGCACATGTTTTTAACCATGATCATCGTACAAGTATTAATGTACATATATCTAATGGTTCTGGTTTTTATTTACAAACATGGGCAACTAAGCAGGGGCCGTATTGGAATGCTCTATATCAACAATGGGTGAGCGGTGATTTTAATGGAGATGGTAAGGATGATATTGCACAAATTTATAACGAAGAAAATCATTCGACTATTAATGTGCATGTATCTAATGGCTCTGGTTTCACTTTAAAAAGGTGGGCCACTAAGATAGGAGGGTACTGGGATGCTCAATATCAACACTGGTTGAGTGGTGATTTTAATGGAGATGGATTTTGTGATATTGCCCATGTTTTTAACCATGAAAATGGTGCAAGTATTGATGTACGTGTATCTAATGGCTCTAATTTCTTTTCACGTAGATGGGCAACTAGAGTAGGACCATATTGGAATGCCTTATATCAAAAATGGGTGGTTGGCGATTTTGATGGGAATGGTAAGGATGATATTGGACAAATTTATAACGATGCGCATCGCGCGACTATTAATGTGCGTATATCTAATGGCTCTAGTTTTTCTAATCATAGATGGGCTACCAGATATGGTAGTTATACTAAAGAGGGTTCTCAACAATGGGGAGCAGGTGATTTTGATGGAGATGGGGCTGACGATATTTTTGTAGCTGAAGATTTTTTAGGAAAAGCCAATTTAAGCGTGTACAAATCGAGTGGTTCAGATTTTGGTTTGCCCTATCGTAAAGGCACCCAACAGGGCGGCTATTGGCCTTCTCAACAATGGAGAGTTGGTGATTTTAATGGAGATGGATACTATGATTTCTTAAAAGCCTTTAATGATGGAGGATATGCAACTATAGATGTACATCTTTCAACAGAGAAGTAG
- a CDS encoding M12 family metallopeptidase, whose amino-acid sequence MKNDFKIKRFTMYTMVLSLFLISCEKETPETIDEGVENILVNTDVSVEQAYPNARGEWVEIQLNGQSVMAEKIEEDYIFDGDIRVIPDAMVKRKHQKSTGRTQARWPNNTVYYTIDRDLPNKERVTYAIAHWETNTSLKFIPRTHQSDYVHFKKGSGCSSNIGRVGGQQNIILASDCTMGVVIHEIGHAVGLWHEQSRVDRDQYVTVHYENIERGRANNFQTYIEQGFDGDEYTQALDFGSIMLYDSYAFSKNNKPTMTRKKDGRIFYSQRNGLSRGDMQGIARMYPAVSRFTAQRWATKQGGFWDPEYQQWLTGDFNGDGKEDFAHVFNHDHRTSINVHISNGSGFYLQTWAIKQGPYWNALYQQWVSGDFNGDGKFDIAQIYNEENHSTINVHVSNGSGFTLQRWATKIGGYWDAQYQHWLSGDFNGDGKYDIAHIFNQENGTSIDVRVSNGSNFSSQRWATKVGPYWNALYQKWVAGDFDGNGKHDIGQIYNDAHRATINVRISNGSSFSNHRWATRYGSYTNRDSQKWGAGDSNGDGADDIFVVEDSSGRANLSVYESSGSGFGFPQRRATQQWGYWPSQQWRVGDFNGDGFYDFLNAYNDGGYASIDVHVAN is encoded by the coding sequence ATGAAAAATGATTTTAAAATTAAAAGGTTTACCATGTACACAATGGTATTAAGTTTATTTCTTATTTCTTGCGAAAAAGAAACACCTGAGACTATAGACGAAGGCGTAGAAAATATTTTGGTGAATACCGATGTTTCTGTCGAGCAAGCATATCCCAATGCGAGAGGAGAATGGGTAGAGATTCAATTGAATGGACAATCAGTAATGGCAGAAAAAATAGAGGAAGATTATATTTTTGATGGAGACATACGGGTGATTCCTGATGCTATGGTTAAAAGAAAACATCAAAAAAGTACAGGAAGAACTCAAGCACGATGGCCAAATAATACGGTATATTATACGATAGATAGAGATTTGCCTAATAAAGAACGAGTAACGTATGCAATAGCACACTGGGAAACTAATACTTCTCTAAAATTTATACCCCGAACGCATCAATCAGATTATGTTCATTTTAAGAAAGGTAGTGGATGCTCATCTAATATAGGTCGTGTTGGAGGTCAACAAAATATTATTTTAGCTTCCGATTGTACAATGGGGGTTGTTATTCACGAAATCGGTCATGCCGTAGGATTATGGCATGAGCAAAGCAGAGTAGACAGAGACCAATACGTCACAGTTCATTATGAAAATATAGAACGAGGTAGAGCAAATAATTTTCAAACGTATATAGAGCAAGGGTTTGATGGAGATGAATATACCCAAGCATTAGATTTTGGAAGTATTATGTTGTACGATTCGTATGCTTTTTCAAAAAATAACAAACCTACCATGACCAGAAAAAAAGATGGAAGAATTTTTTATTCGCAACGAAATGGTTTGTCAAGAGGAGATATGCAAGGAATTGCAAGGATGTACCCTGCTGTGAGTAGATTTACTGCACAAAGATGGGCAACTAAACAAGGAGGATTTTGGGATCCTGAATATCAACAATGGTTAACCGGTGATTTTAATGGCGATGGTAAGGAGGATTTTGCACATGTTTTTAACCATGATCATCGTACAAGTATTAATGTACATATATCTAATGGTTCTGGTTTTTATTTACAAACATGGGCAATTAAGCAAGGGCCGTATTGGAATGCTCTATATCAACAATGGGTGAGCGGTGATTTTAATGGAGATGGTAAATTTGATATTGCACAAATCTATAATGAGGAAAATCATTCGACTATTAATGTACATGTATCTAATGGCTCTGGTTTTACTTTACAAAGATGGGCTACCAAGATAGGAGGGTATTGGGATGCTCAATATCAACACTGGTTGAGTGGTGACTTTAATGGAGATGGCAAGTATGATATTGCACATATTTTTAACCAAGAAAATGGTACAAGTATTGATGTACGTGTATCTAATGGCTCTAATTTTTCTTCACAAAGGTGGGCAACTAAAGTAGGACCGTATTGGAATGCCCTATATCAAAAATGGGTGGCTGGCGATTTTGATGGAAATGGTAAGCATGATATCGGACAAATTTATAATGATGCACATCGTGCGACTATTAATGTGCGTATATCTAATGGCTCTAGTTTTTCTAATCATAGATGGGCTACCAGATATGGTAGTTATACTAATAGGGATTCTCAAAAATGGGGAGCAGGTGATTCTAATGGAGATGGGGCTGACGATATCTTTGTAGTTGAAGATTCTTCAGGAAGGGCGAATTTAAGCGTGTATGAATCAAGTGGCTCAGGTTTTGGTTTCCCCCAGAGGAGAGCTACCCAACAATGGGGCTATTGGCCTTCTCAACAATGGAGGGTTGGTGATTTTAATGGAGATGGATTTTATGATTTTTTAAATGCCTATAATGATGGAGGGTATGCGAGTATAGATGTGCATGTTGCAAACTAA